From a region of the Myxococcus fulvus genome:
- a CDS encoding tail fiber domain-containing protein codes for MSEPYYPARPGDPILADTWNNMQLQARAEIHNHTHRGGLDGKQLGGDSISPSAQLKVTRVEATDTLVVRNVDVTTRFQDLEAQKLSLTGGPLSGPLTVNANVGIGAAPGTKRLLVVAPANTEAPPPLEVRTTGSQTWGIGLVIKTMAGAEGASMLLRTRGKSWQVRGEPGPAALGLQITEDGGDPETGSGPGTPRLHIKAGGAVGLNTHDPQGALDVRLPGGASGFDRFVVNLTSDWSPGMSHVTIGAGQAAGLMINNPHVVWHKGESRASIRYGLSGGTASGLFWDVGARANNAFSFIVNNTSTMWMNADGNIGIGTQTPGARLDVQGGSLRVSGAITPSVGNSTGNGIQFPLDPWGGHGDAAYIRYFRPPNPLPGDEDHGRLVIGIENDLGDAFAISQGGAERLCIVNGNVGIGAARPSAPLHIQQRDPSLGIRLSENTSGRYIDIAYEGQGTFRMFHSSGNGRYMPQDGEWHKFSDVQLKENIESLQGILPRVLALRPVSFDLKSTGHHQMGLVAQEVEPLFPELVSDAPAREDGTPLKGLAYEAFSVLAIAALQELKAHYDTRIEALERRLHDPEKHG; via the coding sequence ATGAGTGAGCCCTACTACCCCGCCCGTCCCGGTGACCCCATCCTCGCGGACACCTGGAACAACATGCAGCTGCAGGCGCGAGCGGAGATCCACAACCACACCCACCGGGGCGGCCTCGATGGCAAGCAGCTCGGGGGCGACAGCATCTCTCCCTCCGCGCAGTTGAAGGTGACCCGCGTCGAGGCCACCGACACCCTCGTGGTGAGGAACGTCGACGTCACCACGCGCTTCCAGGACCTGGAGGCCCAGAAGCTGTCCCTCACGGGTGGCCCCCTGAGCGGCCCGCTGACGGTGAACGCCAACGTGGGCATCGGCGCGGCGCCGGGGACCAAGCGCCTGCTGGTGGTGGCGCCGGCGAACACCGAGGCCCCTCCGCCCCTGGAGGTGCGCACCACGGGCAGCCAGACCTGGGGCATCGGCCTCGTCATCAAGACGATGGCCGGCGCGGAGGGCGCGTCCATGCTCCTGCGCACGCGCGGCAAGAGCTGGCAGGTGCGTGGCGAGCCCGGCCCGGCTGCGCTGGGCCTGCAAATCACCGAGGACGGCGGCGACCCGGAGACGGGCTCGGGCCCGGGCACGCCGCGGCTGCACATCAAGGCCGGCGGGGCCGTGGGCCTCAACACCCACGACCCGCAGGGCGCGCTGGACGTGCGGCTGCCAGGGGGCGCTTCCGGGTTCGACCGCTTCGTGGTGAACCTGACCAGTGACTGGTCCCCCGGCATGTCCCACGTGACCATCGGCGCGGGACAGGCCGCGGGGCTGATGATCAACAACCCCCACGTCGTCTGGCACAAGGGCGAGTCGCGGGCCTCCATCCGCTACGGCCTGAGCGGCGGCACGGCCTCCGGATTGTTCTGGGACGTGGGCGCGCGCGCGAACAACGCGTTCTCCTTCATCGTCAACAACACCTCGACGATGTGGATGAACGCGGATGGGAACATCGGCATCGGCACGCAGACGCCTGGGGCCCGGCTGGATGTCCAGGGCGGCAGCCTGCGCGTCAGCGGCGCCATCACGCCCTCCGTCGGCAACTCCACGGGCAATGGCATCCAGTTCCCCCTGGACCCCTGGGGCGGGCATGGCGACGCCGCGTACATCCGGTACTTCCGGCCTCCCAATCCGCTGCCGGGCGACGAGGACCATGGCCGGCTGGTCATCGGCATCGAGAACGACCTCGGGGACGCGTTCGCCATCTCCCAGGGGGGCGCGGAGCGGCTGTGCATCGTCAACGGCAACGTCGGCATCGGCGCGGCGCGCCCCTCGGCTCCGTTGCACATCCAGCAGCGAGATCCGAGCCTGGGCATCCGCCTCAGCGAGAACACCTCCGGTCGCTACATCGACATCGCGTACGAGGGCCAGGGCACCTTCCGCATGTTCCACAGCAGCGGCAACGGTCGCTACATGCCCCAGGATGGCGAGTGGCATAAGTTCTCCGACGTCCAGCTCAAGGAGAACATCGAGTCGCTCCAGGGCATCCTCCCGCGCGTGCTCGCGCTGCGCCCGGTGAGCTTCGATTTGAAGTCCACGGGGCATCACCAGATGGGGCTCGTCGCGCAGGAGGTGGAGCCCCTGTTCCCGGAGCTCGTGTCGGACGCGCCCGCGCGCGAGGACGGCACGCCGCTCAAGGGGCTCGCGTACGAGGCCTTCAGCGTGCTGGCCATCGCGGCGCTCCAGGAGCTCAAGGCGCACTACGACACCCGCATCGAGGCGCTGGAGCGGCGCCTCCACGACCCGGAGAAGCACGGATGA
- a CDS encoding baseplate J/gp47 family protein: MSLIPPETTTFSAIVERLLANMGAGVDPNAGGMARTLAEAYAREMATFYAMMELAHRSGYLDTAEGAALDNVVAVLGLTRARAGRLTGEVELSRAAPAPEDIGIPAGRQVTGMAADGKPLPLFETLEDATLRKGDTRVLIPVQEVQSDDEDARQAPPVINPFQLTLMPRPILGIEAVSNPAPLRRDSEDETDTDLRARARTAMRDGEKGTLESIAAAVRKQGVQHVTVREPADAPPGVVDVLVGDTDFESDVEGVRRVEAAIRESKAAGILVRLRYARTIFFLFDFKVEPNDDAMDEVTFDRLRRELQQKLSNYMRELPVGASVSRRKLEALFFGDPAVRRISDIQAETFVWGTASETTLEKTLVSESKIRLYGANRDWRLESLEAARVDLVRTQQRITRLRPPTWRLDLVVTLAQGDTRTAEQVRDALRGAVEVHAARLTEEAQQRPSTPTYLTRGKLEEALRSQAHVAGLLGCDVTLPSGTTVVLVSAPSANALTEEVTQLQVSADLRLLFGGAELVGVG; the protein is encoded by the coding sequence TTGAGCCTCATCCCTCCGGAGACGACCACGTTCAGCGCCATCGTCGAGCGGCTGCTGGCGAACATGGGGGCGGGAGTGGACCCCAACGCCGGAGGCATGGCTCGGACCCTCGCGGAGGCGTACGCGCGGGAGATGGCGACCTTCTACGCCATGATGGAGCTGGCGCACCGCTCGGGCTACCTGGACACCGCCGAGGGCGCGGCGCTGGACAACGTGGTGGCCGTGCTGGGCCTCACGCGCGCCCGCGCCGGACGCCTCACCGGAGAGGTGGAGCTGAGCCGCGCCGCGCCCGCGCCGGAGGACATCGGCATCCCCGCCGGACGGCAGGTGACGGGCATGGCCGCGGACGGCAAGCCCCTGCCCCTCTTCGAGACGCTCGAGGACGCCACGCTGCGCAAGGGTGACACGCGCGTGCTCATCCCGGTGCAGGAGGTCCAGTCGGACGACGAGGACGCGCGGCAGGCGCCCCCCGTCATCAACCCCTTCCAGCTGACGCTGATGCCCCGGCCCATCCTGGGCATCGAGGCCGTCTCCAACCCCGCCCCCCTGCGCCGGGACTCGGAGGACGAGACGGACACGGACCTGCGCGCCCGCGCGCGCACCGCGATGCGCGATGGCGAGAAGGGCACGCTGGAGTCCATCGCCGCGGCGGTGCGCAAGCAGGGCGTCCAACACGTCACGGTGCGCGAGCCCGCGGACGCGCCGCCCGGCGTCGTCGACGTGCTGGTGGGCGACACGGACTTCGAGTCGGACGTCGAGGGCGTCCGCCGCGTCGAGGCCGCCATCCGCGAGTCCAAGGCCGCGGGCATCCTGGTGCGGCTGCGCTACGCGCGCACCATCTTCTTCCTGTTCGACTTCAAGGTGGAGCCGAACGACGACGCCATGGACGAGGTGACGTTCGACCGGCTGCGCCGCGAGCTCCAGCAGAAGCTGTCCAACTACATGCGGGAGCTGCCCGTGGGCGCGTCGGTCAGCCGGCGCAAGCTGGAGGCGCTGTTCTTCGGCGACCCGGCGGTGCGGCGCATCTCCGACATCCAGGCGGAGACCTTCGTGTGGGGGACCGCCTCCGAAACGACGCTCGAGAAGACGCTCGTGAGCGAGTCGAAGATCCGCCTGTATGGCGCCAACCGGGACTGGCGGCTGGAGTCGCTCGAGGCCGCGCGCGTGGACCTGGTGCGCACCCAGCAGCGCATCACCCGGCTGCGCCCGCCGACGTGGCGGCTGGACCTGGTCGTCACGCTCGCCCAGGGCGACACGCGCACGGCGGAGCAGGTGCGCGACGCGCTGCGCGGCGCGGTGGAGGTCCACGCGGCGCGGCTCACCGAGGAGGCGCAGCAGCGCCCCTCCACTCCGACGTACCTCACGCGGGGCAAGCTGGAGGAGGCGCTGCGCTCGCAGGCCCACGTCGCGGGGCTGCTCGGCTGTGACGTCACGCTGCCGTCGGGGACCACGGTGGTCCTGGTCTCAGCGCCCTCCGCGAATGCGCTCACCGAGGAGGTGACGCAGCTCCAGGTGTCCGCCGACCTGCGCCTCCTGTTCGGCGGAGCGGAGCTGGTGGGGGTCGGATGA
- a CDS encoding DUF2634 domain-containing protein, with translation MSDALKTDLRLSFKESGGVDLDWSSDNGATTVSGKDNLIQALTMRLLVYRGHLEQLGHQRYGSRVADLIGEPLDRANLDLLRRYVRQALKEDPRVDEVLQLTVSARPDLPGAVDVRARIRAITGDPVELGLSLDLG, from the coding sequence ATGTCGGATGCCCTCAAGACCGACCTGCGCCTCTCCTTCAAGGAGTCGGGCGGCGTGGACCTGGACTGGTCCAGCGACAACGGCGCCACGACGGTGAGCGGCAAGGACAACCTCATCCAGGCCCTGACGATGCGGCTGCTCGTCTACCGGGGACACCTGGAGCAGTTGGGCCACCAGCGCTACGGCAGCCGGGTGGCGGACCTCATCGGCGAGCCGTTGGACCGCGCCAACCTGGACCTGCTGCGCAGGTACGTGCGGCAGGCCCTCAAGGAGGACCCGCGCGTGGACGAGGTGCTGCAGCTCACCGTCTCCGCGAGGCCGGACCTCCCGGGCGCGGTGGATGTGCGGGCGCGCATCCGCGCCATCACCGGCGACCCGGTGGAGCTGGGGCTGTCGCTCGACCTGGGCTGA
- a CDS encoding phage baseplate assembly protein V, with translation MSDLVTIIRAIIRDELASLRLGDLGVVTSAFPHADGDAHNHECNVKLRESGLELRRVPIATPHLGMVSAPHAGDLVVITYLNGDPNRPVITGRLYSDKLNPPIHEADEWRVVSPPNGKTSIAIDQEQSVVITAGETVVTVKQDDVITIKGKTDLTLEVEGNVQLKCTDCTVDASGKIDLGKGGSGVITEQSHKCYFTGAPLKGSQDVKAK, from the coding sequence ATGAGCGACCTGGTCACCATCATCCGCGCCATCATCCGCGACGAACTGGCCTCGCTGCGCCTGGGAGACCTGGGCGTGGTGACCAGCGCCTTCCCGCACGCGGACGGCGACGCGCACAACCACGAGTGCAACGTGAAGCTGCGCGAGAGCGGCCTGGAGCTGCGCCGCGTGCCCATCGCGACGCCGCACCTGGGGATGGTGAGCGCGCCGCACGCCGGGGACCTCGTCGTCATCACGTACCTCAACGGCGACCCCAACCGCCCCGTCATCACCGGCCGGCTCTACTCGGACAAGCTCAACCCGCCCATCCACGAGGCGGACGAGTGGCGCGTCGTCTCGCCCCCCAACGGCAAGACGTCCATCGCCATCGACCAGGAGCAGTCGGTGGTCATCACCGCCGGGGAGACCGTCGTCACCGTGAAGCAGGACGACGTCATCACCATCAAGGGCAAGACGGACCTGACGCTGGAGGTGGAGGGCAACGTGCAGCTCAAGTGCACGGACTGCACGGTGGACGCGTCCGGGAAGATCGACCTGGGCAAGGGCGGCAGCGGCGTCATCACCGAGCAGAGCCACAAGTGCTACTTCACCGGCGCGCCGCTCAAGGGCTCGCAGGACGTGAAGGCCAAGTAA
- a CDS encoding phage tail sheath C-terminal domain-containing protein: MATGLIIPGVQVTVVKEVLPQQLAPSGVLGITGFLESAQGKVIRASSWSRFLEVAGRASAYSLPEARQALDNGVSELVISPLAATAGTSATITAPPDATKYPSGSTGEKYGATFQARVAGPWANGITVKVSYRDNIDKTVSFDLEVIHPASGAAEVLRNVNSAGLVSTLDTSSFIRVDTTKGVGWPTAGTYTLAGGKDASPDEYATALGKLKDHPDVDLVLAAVQDFTDRTKLSRIYGDVISHCNALSGESKGRLGFGQVPPTGTLEETAQLASNLVSDRFVLVAPHGVVGAVAGMVGGLTPHQSPTFKRVSGLNELSLSVEEQKALLRAFVVPVVTERGRGTIVVRGLTTDGDQINVRRVADRAVRTLKMVGDLFIGLLNNADGRSALKQKLVEALVQMEKDGAIVPSTDGKDPAFKVEVYSSQQDFALGIVRVNMAVRPVRAIDYIYATITVQV; the protein is encoded by the coding sequence ATGGCCACAGGTCTCATCATTCCCGGTGTCCAGGTCACGGTCGTCAAGGAAGTGTTGCCCCAACAGCTCGCGCCGTCGGGGGTTCTCGGTATCACCGGCTTCCTGGAGTCAGCCCAGGGCAAGGTGATACGCGCCAGCAGTTGGTCGCGGTTCCTGGAGGTGGCTGGACGCGCGAGCGCCTACAGCCTCCCGGAGGCGCGACAGGCATTGGACAACGGCGTGTCGGAGCTGGTGATTTCACCGCTCGCCGCGACGGCGGGGACCAGCGCGACCATCACCGCGCCGCCGGATGCGACGAAGTATCCCTCCGGCTCCACGGGGGAGAAGTATGGCGCGACCTTCCAGGCGCGCGTCGCCGGCCCGTGGGCCAACGGCATCACCGTCAAGGTGAGCTACCGGGACAACATCGACAAGACGGTGTCGTTCGACCTGGAGGTCATCCACCCGGCGAGCGGCGCGGCGGAGGTGCTGCGCAACGTGAACTCGGCGGGGCTGGTGTCGACGCTGGACACCTCGTCGTTCATCCGCGTGGACACCACGAAGGGCGTGGGCTGGCCCACGGCGGGCACGTACACACTGGCGGGTGGCAAGGACGCCTCGCCGGACGAGTACGCCACGGCGCTGGGGAAGCTGAAGGACCATCCCGACGTAGACCTGGTGCTGGCCGCGGTGCAGGACTTCACGGACAGGACCAAGCTGTCGCGCATCTATGGCGACGTCATCAGCCACTGCAACGCGCTGAGCGGCGAAAGCAAGGGGCGCCTGGGCTTCGGACAGGTCCCGCCCACGGGGACGCTGGAGGAGACCGCGCAGCTGGCCTCCAACCTGGTGAGCGACAGGTTCGTGCTCGTCGCGCCGCACGGCGTGGTGGGCGCGGTGGCGGGCATGGTGGGCGGCCTCACGCCGCACCAGTCCCCGACGTTCAAGCGCGTGTCCGGCCTGAACGAGCTGTCCTTGAGCGTGGAGGAGCAGAAGGCGCTGCTCAGGGCGTTCGTGGTGCCGGTGGTCACCGAGCGCGGCCGGGGCACCATCGTCGTGCGGGGCCTGACGACGGATGGAGATCAGATCAACGTGCGCCGCGTGGCGGACCGGGCGGTGCGCACGCTGAAGATGGTGGGCGACCTGTTCATCGGGTTGCTCAACAACGCGGACGGGCGCAGCGCGCTGAAGCAGAAGCTGGTGGAGGCGCTGGTGCAGATGGAGAAGGACGGCGCCATCGTCCCCTCCACCGACGGCAAGGACCCCGCCTTCAAGGTGGAGGTCTATTCGTCGCAGCAGGACTTCGCGCTCGGAATCGTGAGGGTCAACATGGCCGTCAGGCCCGTGCGCGCCATCGACTACATCTACGCGACCATCACGGTCCAGGTCTGA